A single window of Halobacteriovorax sp. GB3 DNA harbors:
- a CDS encoding UvrD-helicase domain-containing protein — protein MARTPNEEQKKAIEHFGGVLLSAGAGSGKTFVLVEHIVYLVEKFIEDHRKTGNFSDGEEFVFKLRAYLSKIVLMTFTNEAAGELSLRVHKRLEEKIEEDGTPWDLVLEAIHCLSVSTIHGFCFKLLTGGYFKDFNPNAEVIGDIESKNRINTLYDQWFKGEKSSLDDSIRKLLVLNERSIKGALQSVFNNPDLRIFWETWDSEGDELDFSKHIHDVAEMSGVDLSDALNTIDVDSYDDEVKSKWFPYLVDFENYLQSIDFSKVNFFEDIIELSNKYGRIMPPRKKGLEEVQARMKYITSLKNFVKKFAEDYINYFQFKDSIVGQWNSIFKSAFHYINTNYQNIPGLTFSDLEFNVLKGLECEETVERIHNDFNYLIIDEFQDTSWVQFEIVRKIIKSDYSRLFCVGDEKQAIYGFRGGELGVFMECSKNVPTNLSLLNNYRSEENVINFNNQFFDDVFGLGIGFEGGDNHTVEVKHQRFPSEVKEAGKGLVEETKVEILIDEDLKKGPKVSNLELNEVEAEYIFNKTIELNELNEPICVLYRNLRPSLNLIEKLIFADIPFTAQVKIPNDEDPIVAIFACLIEYLLDKEKDKKQCLITIMGISELLHCDFEGDLEESVDCFFNDLSVYGIYYSYCNFLMKLNISNSNYENNLKAIKILTDLSLGDVETIWQSIRQNSSQKYSIDFKFKENPNIRIMTAHASKGLEYDHLILGGIHTNGGSINEGLFLGKLPGSFKWKKDSSQKTAFRSPMYIYESLLTREKDFSESKRLFYVACTRAVKGLYWGNIGHRLGDLSYLSNSWIDGLRVCPQKGVVQKYIETEKVEDESLLVELENRAPIFHIDNIGVSGKDGQKSSLGLVAELSVTKLATLSQCPRKFYLQNICKLDPDFLSDLDLEVGQKRIDLSEETVVSSSKRGSLIHEVLSEYVLTGTGATDLKKRDKIAYDFGVDEIKSLGSDVELISEKLIKFPIFGQMISGIPDLVVKNESSKEAEVWDYKTGALSEDKLTPYWFQLTCYAHALFLQDSELENVKIKLLFLDEKNVLEKTLDRADVSEQITQVWNKLDHLYQVNEKHCENCFFKEMCYYQTDPVD, from the coding sequence ATGGCAAGAACACCTAATGAAGAACAGAAAAAAGCAATTGAACATTTTGGCGGAGTCCTTCTAAGTGCTGGGGCAGGATCGGGAAAAACTTTTGTTCTAGTAGAGCATATTGTTTATCTCGTGGAGAAGTTTATAGAAGACCATAGAAAAACAGGGAATTTCTCTGATGGAGAAGAATTTGTTTTTAAACTAAGGGCCTACTTGTCAAAAATTGTCCTTATGACATTTACTAATGAAGCAGCGGGAGAGCTCTCTCTTAGAGTTCATAAGAGATTAGAAGAAAAAATCGAGGAAGATGGGACCCCATGGGATCTTGTCTTAGAGGCGATTCATTGTCTTAGCGTATCTACAATTCACGGTTTTTGTTTCAAGTTATTAACTGGCGGATATTTCAAAGACTTTAATCCAAATGCAGAGGTTATTGGTGATATTGAGTCGAAAAATAGAATTAATACTTTATATGATCAGTGGTTTAAGGGAGAGAAGTCGTCGCTTGATGACTCTATAAGAAAGTTACTCGTTCTTAATGAACGTTCGATTAAAGGGGCCTTACAATCAGTCTTTAATAATCCTGATTTAAGAATTTTTTGGGAGACATGGGATAGTGAAGGTGATGAATTAGATTTTAGTAAGCATATTCATGATGTGGCCGAAATGTCAGGAGTGGACTTAAGTGATGCCTTAAATACAATCGATGTTGATAGTTATGATGATGAAGTGAAAAGTAAATGGTTTCCTTATCTTGTAGATTTTGAGAATTATTTGCAATCCATAGACTTTTCGAAAGTTAATTTCTTTGAAGATATAATAGAACTATCGAATAAATACGGTCGAATTATGCCTCCTCGCAAAAAGGGGCTTGAAGAAGTTCAAGCGAGGATGAAGTATATTACTTCTCTTAAAAACTTTGTTAAGAAGTTTGCTGAAGACTATATTAACTATTTTCAGTTTAAAGACTCCATTGTCGGACAGTGGAATTCGATCTTTAAATCGGCCTTTCACTATATCAATACGAATTATCAGAATATCCCTGGGCTTACATTCTCGGACCTTGAATTTAATGTTCTTAAAGGTCTTGAATGCGAAGAGACTGTTGAGCGCATCCATAATGATTTTAACTATCTAATCATTGATGAATTTCAAGATACCTCTTGGGTACAGTTTGAAATTGTTCGCAAGATTATTAAGAGTGATTATTCCCGCCTCTTTTGCGTTGGAGATGAAAAACAAGCAATCTATGGTTTTAGAGGAGGAGAGCTTGGAGTATTCATGGAGTGTTCTAAAAATGTTCCTACAAATTTATCTCTCTTAAATAATTATCGTTCTGAAGAAAATGTTATTAATTTTAATAACCAATTTTTTGATGATGTCTTTGGTCTTGGAATAGGATTTGAGGGTGGTGATAATCATACTGTTGAGGTTAAGCACCAGAGGTTTCCTAGTGAAGTAAAAGAAGCTGGAAAGGGACTCGTCGAGGAAACTAAGGTTGAGATTTTAATTGATGAAGACCTCAAGAAAGGTCCTAAAGTATCTAATTTGGAGTTAAATGAAGTCGAAGCAGAGTACATTTTTAATAAAACTATTGAATTAAATGAGTTAAATGAACCTATCTGTGTCCTTTATCGAAATCTAAGACCATCGCTTAATCTCATTGAGAAACTCATCTTTGCAGATATTCCATTTACAGCACAGGTTAAGATTCCAAATGATGAAGATCCAATCGTTGCGATATTTGCATGCTTAATCGAGTATTTACTAGATAAAGAAAAAGACAAAAAGCAGTGCTTAATTACAATCATGGGGATTAGTGAGTTATTACATTGTGATTTTGAAGGGGATTTAGAAGAATCTGTAGATTGTTTTTTTAATGATCTTAGTGTTTATGGAATTTACTACTCGTATTGTAACTTTTTGATGAAATTAAATATTTCAAATTCTAATTATGAAAATAATTTAAAGGCCATTAAGATCCTTACTGATCTGAGCTTAGGCGATGTTGAAACAATCTGGCAGTCAATTCGCCAAAACTCTTCTCAGAAATATTCCATTGATTTTAAGTTTAAAGAAAATCCGAATATTCGAATTATGACAGCTCACGCTTCAAAGGGTCTAGAGTATGACCATCTCATCTTAGGTGGAATTCATACGAATGGCGGAAGTATTAATGAAGGACTTTTTTTAGGAAAACTACCTGGTAGTTTTAAATGGAAAAAAGATAGTTCACAAAAGACAGCATTTCGTTCGCCAATGTATATTTACGAGTCGCTCTTAACGAGAGAGAAAGACTTCTCTGAGTCTAAACGACTTTTCTATGTCGCTTGTACTCGTGCCGTGAAGGGACTCTATTGGGGAAATATTGGTCATAGACTTGGAGATCTTTCATATCTAAGTAATTCTTGGATTGATGGTCTGCGAGTGTGTCCGCAAAAGGGTGTTGTTCAAAAATATATTGAAACTGAGAAAGTAGAAGATGAATCTCTTCTAGTTGAATTAGAAAACAGAGCTCCTATTTTTCATATCGATAATATCGGAGTTTCAGGAAAAGATGGCCAAAAATCATCCTTAGGACTTGTTGCTGAACTTTCTGTTACAAAGCTTGCGACACTTAGTCAGTGTCCAAGAAAGTTTTATCTTCAAAATATTTGTAAATTAGATCCTGATTTTTTAAGCGACTTAGATTTAGAGGTTGGTCAAAAAAGAATCGATCTTTCTGAGGAAACTGTTGTTTCATCTTCAAAGCGTGGAAGTTTAATTCACGAAGTCTTAAGTGAATACGTCTTGACGGGGACAGGTGCGACTGATCTGAAGAAGAGGGACAAAATTGCCTATGACTTTGGAGTTGATGAAATTAAAAGTCTAGGAAGTGATGTTGAATTGATTTCAGAGAAATTAATAAAATTTCCAATCTTCGGACAAATGATCTCAGGTATTCCTGATCTTGTTGTAAAAAATGAGTCTTCAAAAGAAGCAGAAGTTTGGGACTATAAAACAGGGGCATTAAGTGAAGATAAGTTAACTCCGTATTGGTTTCAGCTAACTTGTTATGCACACGCTCTCTTTTTACAAGATAGTGAATTAGAAAATGTAAAAATTAAACTTTTATTCCTTGATGAGAAAAATGTTTTAGAAAAAACTCTTGATAGAGCAGATGTGTCTGAGCAAATAACTCAAGTGTGGAATAAATTAGATCATTTATATCAGGTAAATGAGAAGCACTGTGAGAATTGTTTCTTTAAAGAGATGTGTTACTACCAAACAGACCCAGTTGATTAG
- a CDS encoding outer membrane beta-barrel domain-containing protein, giving the protein MKSLLIIVLAYLGCLTVNAAESDTYDFSWLDPDKQVFVLQNRKFRKDGRFYLNAGYGITTSGAFVDATSIQGRVGYFFKEELGFEFLYAMNSGEENDTANSVRTSGSAGGGARPFRRIVQNYMGGMVLWSPFYSKINTFNKIVYMDWIFGLGLAKIEEENNRNEVINQVDSEDLNETHTGILWNAGAKFYLDERWSIRLDLTTVHYQAKEAKSSNPEDIWYSNYDLAVSLSASF; this is encoded by the coding sequence ATGAAGAGTTTATTGATTATTGTTTTAGCCTATTTAGGTTGTCTTACTGTTAATGCTGCTGAGTCAGATACTTATGATTTTTCTTGGCTTGATCCAGATAAGCAGGTCTTTGTTTTACAAAATAGAAAATTTAGAAAAGATGGTCGTTTTTATTTAAATGCTGGTTATGGAATTACAACTTCTGGAGCCTTTGTAGATGCGACTTCGATTCAAGGACGAGTAGGATATTTCTTCAAAGAAGAGCTTGGATTTGAATTTCTTTATGCCATGAATAGTGGAGAAGAAAACGATACAGCAAATTCTGTAAGGACATCGGGGAGTGCTGGTGGAGGTGCTCGTCCATTTAGAAGAATAGTTCAAAACTACATGGGTGGGATGGTCCTTTGGTCTCCATTTTATAGCAAGATTAATACATTCAATAAAATCGTTTACATGGATTGGATCTTTGGTTTAGGTCTCGCAAAAATCGAAGAAGAAAATAATCGTAATGAAGTAATTAACCAAGTTGATTCTGAAGATTTAAATGAAACTCATACAGGAATTCTTTGGAATGCTGGAGCTAAATTTTACTTAGATGAGCGTTGGAGTATTCGACTAGACTTAACAACTGTTCATTATCAAGCAAAAGAAGCCAAGAGCTCAAATCCTGAAGACATTTGGTATTCAAACTATGATCTAGCAGTATCTTTAAGCGCTAGCTTCTAG
- a CDS encoding tetratricopeptide repeat protein translates to MSKLKKVLVLFLLISNLQAYADVNSRRQELMSIIDEELREIVRLNKQSNGGRPSLMIRMAELWLEKARITREAENKKFLQIPPRKRMNINKGKFFGESRKYFKQAEKTSVSILNKFRNFSGKGDVYYILAYNAKEFNQDAKALRYFQLAVQNSNLNSMTSVKSHLALAEIYYNKQQYSKARPLYEKALSKKSLRDKWWTKDAYNLAWCYYRLNLKSKAIDLMKDVERMSSNSKYIDMSNQASRDLAIFYAESGSVKTAVSSFKKTGGDVAKKLLSLGNYLESKAKYDSAEGIYRDALRNNPDTYTKNEIYSKQLSIYERFGKQDLHIAVIEKMTDSFKKGELNKDQKEILEYHVKRSGAILQKQVVGNLYERRPKERRRRADLVVRYFSTYALIVPKMAAQAYYLSGETMYAIKDFDSAIKYYELAKNEAEKSGNRKIERKSTEGMIAALGSEGVSKKTKDLYMAKALESFLKENPRGKKSLDVYQKLFALYIDAKDVAKAESILIRFRKFFPQQSQKQEAMLAEIMDFYKDKKDRAGISKWVALIKNGTFRVSPKYAKQVNLLLLTMQFEGVKNAQSKGDKVKALRIYFEVYKSKESSPEARKKAAYNMAVYFYELGDAERSYKWMERAISHMTNKDVKTYEDSILVTSRDLFNQRRVAYAAEIAEKAFEKLCRQRSKNKDLFVKNAVIMNLAEKNIKKAEALVYQAASCGVSKKKVNDLKVEMLNAFYEEKRWSKYSSLIAELDKVDYLRPLVAAHYVKLYDVYKDSGRASNAADTRRKLIRNYTTSRRKDEYPVEALDVIALYKLEGLESLYRQFERTNLQFPEKTYNNLLKKKFSMINNLTDRTVEIFKLRSGKGMVAAYRLLVNSYEKFGEEIREFTPPGKSPEYVKSFKGSMAQIANPILQKASSLRDEAKKNIFQYNILSRDNGFFLNSGLDNVTEFIPLKDPVIMDRGGRR, encoded by the coding sequence ATGAGTAAATTAAAGAAAGTTTTAGTACTTTTTTTACTTATATCAAATTTACAAGCTTATGCTGATGTTAACTCCAGAAGACAGGAGTTAATGTCTATTATTGATGAAGAATTGAGAGAGATCGTTCGTCTTAATAAGCAAAGTAATGGAGGTCGACCAAGTCTTATGATTCGAATGGCCGAATTATGGCTTGAAAAAGCAAGAATCACAAGAGAAGCAGAGAATAAAAAGTTCCTACAGATTCCACCAAGAAAGAGGATGAATATCAATAAGGGGAAGTTCTTTGGTGAATCTCGTAAATATTTTAAGCAAGCGGAAAAGACAAGTGTTTCAATTCTTAATAAGTTTAGAAACTTCTCCGGTAAAGGGGATGTCTACTACATCTTAGCTTATAATGCTAAAGAGTTTAATCAAGATGCAAAAGCATTGAGATATTTTCAACTTGCAGTACAAAATTCTAACCTCAATAGTATGACGAGTGTGAAGTCTCATTTAGCGCTCGCGGAAATTTACTATAATAAGCAACAATATTCCAAAGCTAGGCCACTTTATGAAAAAGCTCTTTCTAAAAAATCTTTAAGAGATAAGTGGTGGACTAAAGATGCTTACAATTTAGCATGGTGTTACTATCGTCTTAACTTAAAAAGTAAAGCAATCGACTTGATGAAAGATGTTGAACGTATGAGTTCAAACTCTAAGTACATCGATATGAGTAATCAAGCAAGCAGGGATTTAGCGATCTTCTACGCAGAGTCAGGGTCTGTAAAAACAGCTGTTAGCTCTTTCAAAAAAACTGGTGGTGATGTCGCTAAAAAGCTTTTGAGTCTTGGGAACTATCTTGAAAGTAAAGCCAAGTATGACTCAGCAGAGGGGATCTATAGAGATGCCCTTAGAAACAATCCAGATACATATACGAAAAATGAAATCTATTCAAAGCAATTAAGTATCTATGAGAGATTTGGAAAGCAAGATCTACATATCGCAGTTATTGAAAAAATGACTGATTCCTTTAAAAAAGGTGAACTTAATAAAGACCAAAAAGAAATCCTCGAATACCACGTTAAAAGAAGTGGGGCCATCTTACAAAAGCAAGTCGTAGGAAATCTATACGAAAGAAGACCTAAGGAAAGAAGAAGACGAGCGGATTTAGTTGTCCGTTATTTTTCAACTTATGCTTTGATTGTACCTAAAATGGCCGCGCAAGCTTATTATCTTTCTGGTGAAACAATGTATGCCATTAAAGATTTTGATTCTGCGATTAAGTATTATGAGCTTGCTAAAAATGAAGCTGAAAAATCTGGAAATAGAAAAATAGAGAGAAAATCTACAGAAGGGATGATTGCAGCCCTAGGAAGTGAAGGGGTATCAAAAAAGACAAAAGATCTTTATATGGCCAAGGCCCTTGAATCTTTTCTAAAAGAAAATCCAAGAGGTAAAAAATCTTTAGACGTATACCAAAAGCTGTTTGCTCTTTATATCGACGCTAAGGATGTGGCGAAGGCCGAATCGATCCTTATTCGTTTTAGAAAGTTTTTTCCACAGCAAAGTCAAAAACAGGAAGCGATGCTTGCTGAGATTATGGACTTTTACAAAGATAAAAAAGATAGAGCTGGAATTAGTAAATGGGTAGCATTAATTAAAAATGGAACATTTCGTGTTTCTCCAAAATATGCAAAGCAAGTAAATTTACTTCTATTAACGATGCAGTTTGAAGGGGTTAAAAATGCTCAAAGTAAAGGTGACAAGGTAAAGGCCTTAAGAATTTACTTTGAAGTATATAAATCTAAAGAAAGTTCTCCTGAAGCAAGAAAGAAAGCTGCCTATAACATGGCCGTCTATTTCTATGAACTTGGTGATGCCGAAAGGTCATACAAGTGGATGGAAAGAGCGATCAGTCATATGACGAATAAAGATGTTAAGACTTACGAAGATAGTATTCTCGTTACATCTAGAGACCTTTTTAATCAAAGAAGAGTTGCTTATGCCGCAGAAATTGCAGAAAAGGCATTTGAAAAACTTTGTAGACAGAGAAGCAAGAACAAAGATCTCTTTGTTAAGAATGCTGTTATCATGAATTTGGCAGAGAAAAATATTAAGAAAGCAGAAGCTCTTGTTTATCAAGCAGCTTCATGTGGAGTCTCTAAGAAAAAAGTTAATGATCTTAAAGTAGAGATGCTCAATGCTTTCTACGAAGAGAAAAGATGGTCTAAATACAGTAGTTTGATTGCTGAACTAGATAAAGTCGATTATTTGAGACCTCTTGTCGCCGCTCATTATGTGAAACTCTACGACGTATACAAAGATAGTGGGCGTGCTTCTAATGCTGCTGACACAAGAAGAAAGCTCATTAGAAACTATACGACATCCAGAAGAAAAGATGAGTACCCAGTTGAAGCACTTGATGTAATCGCTCTCTATAAATTAGAAGGACTAGAGAGCTTGTATCGTCAGTTTGAGAGAACGAATCTTCAATTTCCTGAGAAGACATATAACAATCTTTTGAAAAAGAAATTTTCAATGATCAATAACCTTACTGATAGAACAGTTGAGATTTTCAAGTTGAGATCTGGGAAAGGAATGGTCGCAGCATATCGCTTACTCGTTAATTCTTATGAAAAATTTGGTGAAGAGATTAGAGAATTCACACCTCCTGGAAAAAGTCCTGAGTATGTAAAATCTTTCAAAGGAAGTATGGCCCAAATTGCGAATCCTATCTTACAAAAGGCTTCTAGCTTAAGAGATGAAGCGAAGAAAAATATTTTTCAATATAATATTTTGAGTAGAGACAATGGATTCTTTCTTAATAGTGGTCTCGATAATGTAACTGAATTTATTCCACTTAAAGACCCAGTAATTATGGACCGTGGAGGGAGAAGATAA
- a CDS encoding tetratricopeptide repeat protein has translation MKYLILISLVLLASCGTSTKKEVVNKDVPFYWIDNADFKPVEEISYDEGDDYYSGDIEEQDSVSVETMAKIPPSRLMDLVDENDPISKPISLCYQNNFVAAFNKFDRTYKKLKNNASYWNQVGTCYLLKGETRKSLLYYNKARDLVKDYSPAINNIGIIHFKNGNKEKAMAAFKEAYDLNQFSLTPAYNLAMLYLQYGFITKAEPLLVALYKRNNKDVDIVNGLAHLYMMKGNYAKAVQAFSLLPSDVMNKPQVSISMGYALYKFGRKDQALNVLKGVEASLTPDFSKYYVKITKIIREGK, from the coding sequence ATGAAATATCTTATTCTAATATCACTTGTACTACTGGCCTCTTGTGGAACTTCTACAAAAAAAGAGGTTGTTAATAAAGATGTCCCATTTTATTGGATTGATAACGCTGACTTCAAGCCAGTAGAAGAAATTAGCTACGATGAAGGTGATGACTATTATTCGGGAGATATAGAGGAGCAGGATTCTGTTTCTGTTGAAACAATGGCAAAAATTCCGCCTTCGAGATTAATGGATCTTGTTGATGAAAATGATCCAATCTCTAAGCCTATCTCATTGTGTTATCAAAATAACTTTGTAGCTGCTTTTAATAAATTTGATCGTACATATAAAAAACTTAAGAATAATGCTTCTTATTGGAACCAAGTTGGGACGTGTTATCTTTTAAAGGGTGAAACAAGAAAGTCTCTACTTTATTACAATAAAGCACGTGATCTCGTTAAGGATTACTCACCTGCGATTAATAACATCGGCATTATTCATTTTAAAAATGGTAACAAAGAAAAAGCGATGGCCGCATTCAAAGAAGCCTATGATTTGAATCAATTTTCGTTAACTCCAGCATACAATTTAGCAATGCTTTATTTGCAATATGGATTTATAACAAAAGCTGAGCCACTGCTAGTTGCCCTTTATAAGCGTAACAATAAAGACGTTGATATAGTAAATGGACTGGCCCATTTGTATATGATGAAAGGGAATTATGCGAAAGCGGTTCAGGCCTTTAGTCTTCTCCCTTCAGATGTTATGAATAAACCGCAAGTCTCTATTTCTATGGGATATGCACTCTATAAGTTTGGAAGAAAAGATCAGGCGCTAAATGTTCTCAAAGGTGTGGAAGCTTCTTTAACTCCAGATTTTTCTAAGTACTACGTTAAAATAACTAAAATCATTAGGGAGGGGAAATGA